One genomic segment of Amycolatopsis sp. WQ 127309 includes these proteins:
- a CDS encoding Sec-independent protein translocase TatB, with translation MFGLSAEHLLVLLVAALFIIGPERLPGALTTVRKAVVKGKNALGAMQQQITDEVGPEFEQLRKPLRELNQLRGMDPRAALTRFVLDPAPAPVVPAVPRAPKVSGVDMEAT, from the coding sequence ATGTTCGGACTCAGCGCCGAGCACCTGCTCGTCCTGCTCGTGGCCGCGCTGTTCATCATCGGCCCCGAACGGCTGCCCGGCGCGCTCACCACCGTCCGCAAAGCCGTGGTGAAGGGCAAGAACGCCCTCGGCGCGATGCAGCAGCAGATCACCGACGAGGTCGGGCCCGAGTTCGAGCAGCTGCGCAAACCCCTGCGGGAGCTCAATCAGCTGCGCGGCATGGATCCCCGCGCCGCGTTGACCCGGTTCGTCCTGGATCCGGCGCCGGCTCCGGTTGTGCCTGCCGTGCCTCGTGCGCCCAAAGTGTCCGGTGTGGACATGGAAGCCACCTGA
- a CDS encoding ATP-binding protein, translated as MDDPDQSTREYRFEAGAVPDLAAMRGWLRRVLKGASPDGVQDVLLLATELVTNALDHAHGVQALRVRYRARRSPVRLEVDDPRPDLGLRLGGSSPGDTRGRGLLLVDAISRRWGVVTHGTARKTVWADVVAG; from the coding sequence ATGGACGACCCGGACCAGTCCACTCGTGAATACCGCTTCGAGGCCGGTGCCGTACCCGACCTCGCGGCCATGCGGGGGTGGCTGCGACGCGTGCTCAAGGGCGCCTCGCCCGACGGTGTCCAGGACGTCCTGCTGCTGGCGACCGAGCTGGTCACCAACGCGCTGGACCACGCCCACGGCGTGCAGGCGCTGCGCGTCCGGTACCGGGCTCGCCGTTCCCCGGTCCGGCTGGAGGTCGACGACCCGCGGCCGGACCTCGGGCTACGGCTCGGCGGGTCGTCGCCGGGCGACACGCGGGGGCGGGGGCTCCTGCTCGTCGACGCGATCAGCCGCCGGTGGGGCGTCGTCACGCACGGCACCGCCCGCAAGACGGTGTGGGCCGACGTCGTCGCCGGCTGA
- a CDS encoding HEAT repeat domain-containing protein, producing MITVNPTLFDALGAGNSSTRLQAALEAGTRAEPGFADTLVARSAIEPDFFVRDMLTWALTRLPADVTVPKLLGELRSEHAQARSQALHTLSKIGDAATWPAITPALLRDADDEVARSAWRAAVVLVPDGDRGELAAELVTQLGRGDRTVRLSLSRALVALGDGVEPALRPGLASADPAVRAHARATERLLRDPDAAFDPGVDEAKRIVALGPEHSGGTSC from the coding sequence GTGATCACCGTGAACCCGACCCTGTTCGACGCGCTGGGCGCCGGGAACTCGTCGACGCGGCTGCAGGCGGCCCTGGAGGCCGGCACGCGCGCCGAGCCCGGCTTCGCCGACACGCTCGTGGCGCGGTCCGCGATCGAGCCGGACTTCTTCGTGCGCGACATGCTCACCTGGGCCCTGACCCGGCTCCCGGCGGACGTCACCGTGCCCAAGCTGCTCGGGGAGCTCCGGTCCGAACACGCGCAAGCCCGGAGCCAGGCCCTGCACACGCTGTCCAAGATCGGCGACGCCGCGACGTGGCCCGCGATCACGCCGGCGCTGCTGCGCGACGCCGACGACGAGGTCGCGCGCAGCGCCTGGCGGGCCGCCGTCGTCCTCGTCCCGGACGGCGACCGCGGCGAGCTGGCCGCGGAGCTGGTCACGCAGCTCGGTCGCGGCGACCGGACCGTGCGGCTGAGCCTCAGCCGGGCGCTCGTCGCGCTCGGCGACGGCGTCGAGCCGGCGCTGCGGCCGGGCCTGGCGAGTGCCGACCCGGCGGTGCGGGCGCACGCCCGTGCCACGGAACGGCTGCTGCGCGACCCGGACGCCGCGTTCGACCCGGGCGTCGACGAGGCCAAGCGGATCGTCGCGCTCGGCCCGGAGCACTCGGGCGGGACGTCGTGCTGA
- a CDS encoding dihydrofolate reductase family protein, whose translation MTATYTFDVFSTLDGFGSHHGDWGGYWGKQGPELLARRHALYDEEQRMVFGAGTFREHVAMLAASPAEVSDPWVTRMRNLPATVLSSTLREPLGWPDATVVTGDAVDVVTRLKEESDVPLRSHGGLSLNRALLAAGLVDRVQVTLFPVISGRTGQAPIFHGAADFDLELLETRTLDGRTQELVYRPTVHAGSR comes from the coding sequence ATGACCGCCACGTACACGTTCGACGTCTTTTCCACCCTCGACGGCTTCGGCTCCCACCACGGCGACTGGGGTGGCTACTGGGGCAAGCAGGGCCCCGAGCTGCTCGCCCGCCGCCACGCCTTGTACGACGAAGAGCAGCGGATGGTCTTCGGCGCCGGCACGTTCCGGGAGCACGTGGCGATGCTGGCCGCGAGTCCCGCCGAGGTCTCCGACCCGTGGGTCACGAGGATGCGGAACCTCCCGGCGACGGTCCTGTCGAGCACCCTGCGAGAGCCCCTGGGCTGGCCGGACGCGACGGTGGTGACCGGCGACGCGGTCGACGTCGTCACCCGGCTCAAGGAGGAGTCCGACGTCCCGTTGCGGTCCCACGGGGGCCTGTCGCTGAACCGCGCCCTGCTGGCGGCCGGGCTGGTGGACCGCGTCCAGGTGACGCTCTTCCCGGTGATCAGCGGCCGGACGGGACAGGCCCCGATCTTCCACGGCGCGGCCGACTTCGATCTGGAGCTGCTGGAGACCCGGACCCTGGACGGCCGCACGCAGGAGCTGGTCTACCGGCCCACGGTGCACGCCGGCTCGCGCTGA
- a CDS encoding ferritin-like domain-containing protein has product MFGKRYAASMINRSAENDQDRRRFLKAAGMTGLGVVGAGALGGLTNGTASAATARPAAAAAAAAASGVSDGAVLNFALNLEYLEAEFYLHAVTGKGLADAMTTGTGTRGGVTGGRAVKFKTKAAKQYAQEIAGDEKAHVQFLRSALGSAAVSRPAIDLQSSFTAAAQAAGLVKPGRSFDAFACEENFLLAAFLFEDVGVTAYKGAAPLITNKTYLEAAAGILAVEAYHAANIRSALYQHNEGILGLGLLGRDLREASVKLSNARDSLDGPTDDDQGVIDSHGNANIVPTDANGIAYSRSPGQVLNIVYLTNKAATSGGFFPKGVNGEVNTSAAN; this is encoded by the coding sequence GTGTTTGGCAAGCGTTACGCCGCTTCGATGATCAACCGGAGCGCGGAGAACGACCAGGACCGCCGCCGCTTCCTCAAGGCCGCCGGTATGACCGGGCTCGGCGTCGTCGGCGCCGGTGCGCTCGGCGGTCTCACCAACGGGACCGCGTCCGCGGCCACCGCACGACCGGCCGCGGCCGCCGCGGCGGCCGCGGCGAGCGGGGTGAGCGACGGGGCGGTGCTCAACTTCGCCCTCAACCTCGAGTACCTCGAAGCCGAGTTCTACCTGCACGCCGTCACCGGCAAGGGCCTCGCCGACGCGATGACCACCGGCACCGGCACCCGCGGCGGCGTCACCGGCGGCCGCGCGGTGAAGTTCAAGACCAAGGCCGCCAAGCAGTACGCGCAGGAGATCGCCGGCGACGAGAAGGCGCACGTCCAGTTCCTGCGTTCCGCCCTCGGCTCCGCCGCCGTCAGCCGCCCCGCGATCGACCTGCAGTCCAGCTTCACCGCCGCGGCCCAGGCCGCCGGCCTGGTCAAGCCCGGCCGCAGCTTCGACGCCTTCGCGTGCGAGGAGAACTTCCTGCTCGCCGCGTTCCTCTTCGAAGACGTCGGCGTCACGGCCTACAAGGGCGCCGCGCCCTTGATCACCAACAAGACCTACCTCGAAGCCGCGGCGGGCATCCTCGCCGTCGAGGCCTACCACGCGGCCAACATCCGCAGCGCGCTCTACCAGCACAACGAAGGCATCCTCGGGCTCGGCCTGCTCGGCCGCGACCTCCGGGAGGCCAGCGTGAAGCTGTCCAACGCGCGGGACAGCCTCGACGGCCCGACCGACGACGACCAGGGCGTCATCGACAGCCACGGCAACGCCAACATCGTCCCCACCGACGCCAACGGCATCGCCTACAGCCGCTCCCCCGGTCAGGTCCTCAACATCGTCTACCTGACGAACAAGGCCGCCACCTCCGGCGGGTTCTTCCCCAAGGGCGTCAACGGCGAAGTGAACACCAGCGCCGCCAACTGA
- a CDS encoding TetR/AcrR family transcriptional regulator encodes MDTLDTLRTRKKAATRQSLHEAALRLAVERGLDGVTVEDIADEVGVSRRTFSNYFANKEDAILHADRERTRELVALVESRPAGEEPWAALRAASRGLYQARPVPDPQWVAQLRLLRRHPSLLAQQAGDQIALERDLTAVLLARGGRVDDELARLMTATFLAVVRTGIVRWLEGPGEQPLAEVVDRLLGRVQLR; translated from the coding sequence ATGGACACCCTCGACACGCTGCGCACGCGCAAGAAGGCGGCGACGCGGCAGTCGCTGCACGAGGCGGCGCTGCGGCTGGCGGTGGAGCGCGGCCTCGACGGCGTCACCGTCGAGGACATCGCCGACGAGGTGGGCGTGTCCCGGCGGACGTTCTCCAACTACTTCGCGAACAAGGAAGACGCGATCCTGCACGCCGACCGCGAGCGGACCCGGGAGCTGGTGGCCCTGGTCGAGAGCAGGCCGGCCGGCGAGGAGCCGTGGGCGGCGCTGCGCGCGGCGAGCCGCGGGCTCTACCAGGCGCGGCCCGTGCCCGACCCCCAGTGGGTGGCGCAGCTGCGGCTGCTCCGGCGGCACCCGTCGCTGCTGGCGCAGCAGGCCGGCGACCAGATCGCCCTGGAACGCGACCTCACGGCGGTGCTGCTCGCCCGCGGCGGCCGCGTCGACGACGAACTGGCCCGCCTCATGACGGCGACGTTCCTCGCGGTCGTGCGGACCGGGATCGTGCGGTGGCTGGAAGGTCCGGGCGAGCAGCCGCTGGCCGAGGTCGTCGACCGCCTGCTGGGGCGCGTCCAGCTGCGCTGA
- a CDS encoding TetR/AcrR family transcriptional regulator, with protein MSIDSRDPRAARSRAALYAAAVRLVSGRGSASVPVTDLAEAAGVSRQLVYLHFADRDALLVAAALDLARRELLPARESGRAAVLATARHFAAHRAFYRALLTGPCAFALTTALGELLAPVNRHAVRALFGDRVPAGTADDLAVFLTGGAGAVINAWLLGAEETLDPGDLADRLGRILHTLGARREA; from the coding sequence GTGAGCATCGACAGCCGTGACCCGCGGGCCGCCCGGTCGCGGGCGGCGCTGTACGCGGCGGCCGTGCGGCTGGTGTCCGGCCGCGGCAGCGCGAGCGTCCCGGTGACCGACCTGGCCGAAGCCGCCGGGGTCAGCCGTCAGCTCGTCTACCTGCACTTCGCCGACCGGGACGCGCTGCTGGTCGCCGCGGCGCTCGACCTCGCGCGGCGCGAGCTGCTGCCCGCCCGGGAGTCCGGGCGCGCCGCGGTGCTCGCCACGGCCCGGCACTTCGCCGCGCACCGCGCGTTCTACCGCGCCCTGCTCACCGGCCCGTGCGCGTTCGCGCTGACCACCGCATTGGGTGAGCTGCTCGCGCCGGTCAACCGCCACGCCGTCCGGGCGCTCTTCGGCGACCGCGTGCCGGCCGGGACGGCCGACGACCTCGCCGTGTTCCTCACCGGGGGCGCCGGCGCGGTGATCAACGCCTGGCTGCTCGGTGCCGAGGAGACGCTCGATCCCGGGGACCTTGCCGATCGCCTCGGCCGCATCCTGCACACCCTCGGCGCGAGAAGGGAAGCGTGA
- a CDS encoding universal stress protein, translating to MSPAELDAFGSNAFGSSAFGSSAFESTVERFGPRRGPAARAILAGVDGSDTAMRAAAYAFGLTRRQGGRLIVAFIARHSALTTLGPPVAAAVEHDTTWQVYTELRDQIRSGAEELEVPVTLLKMFGDPYTALRDTADRCQVDTVVVGASQKAGHRFAGSVATKLIRAGHWPVLVVP from the coding sequence ATGAGCCCCGCCGAGCTCGACGCGTTCGGGTCCAACGCGTTCGGGTCCAGTGCATTCGGGTCCAGTGCTTTCGAGTCCACTGTGGAGCGGTTCGGCCCGCGCCGGGGCCCGGCGGCGCGGGCCATCCTGGCCGGGGTCGACGGCTCCGACACCGCGATGCGGGCGGCCGCCTACGCTTTCGGCCTGACGCGGCGCCAAGGCGGCCGGCTGATCGTCGCCTTCATCGCGCGACACTCGGCCCTGACGACCCTCGGGCCGCCGGTCGCCGCCGCCGTCGAGCACGACACGACGTGGCAGGTCTACACCGAGCTGCGCGACCAGATCCGGTCGGGCGCCGAAGAACTCGAGGTGCCGGTGACGCTCCTCAAGATGTTCGGCGACCCGTACACGGCGTTGCGCGACACCGCCGATCGCTGCCAGGTGGACACGGTCGTCGTCGGCGCGTCGCAGAAGGCGGGTCACCGCTTCGCGGGCTCGGTCGCCACGAAGCTGATCAGGGCGGGCCACTGGCCGGTGCTGGTGGTGCCCTGA
- a CDS encoding MFS transporter has product MRHREVLESLSGLLLALFVAMISSTVVSTSLPLIIGSLNGTQTQYTWVVTATLLAATATTPIWGKLADLFNKKTLVQVAIVIFVAGSTISGFSQDTGQLIAARAFQGIGVGGLQALVQVVIAAIIPPRERGRYNGYLGAVMAVATVGGPLLGGLIVDVPWLGWRWCFFVGVPIAALAFVVLQRTLKLETVRRDDVRVDYLGAGLIAAGVSVLLIWVSFVGNTFAWGSWQTAVMVAGGLVLLALAVLVELKVREPVVPLKIVVQRTPALAIIASLAVGMAMFGGAVFLGQYFQIGRGFSPTEAGLLTMPMMAGVLVSSTVSGRLISRTGKIKPYIVAGSVILVAGFLVLGLVDHATSLWLIGVAMAVVGVGVGMTMQNLVLAVQNDVPLRDLGSASASVTFFRSLGGTIGISVLGAVLANRVTADLSAALHVPAGQASTGGVSALNLKALPPQVQTVVHTVYGDATAHIFLISAAVAVVGVIAALLLKPITLRTTIDVERKTEAPVAG; this is encoded by the coding sequence ATGCGGCACCGCGAGGTGCTGGAGTCGCTGTCCGGGCTGCTGCTCGCGCTGTTCGTGGCCATGATCAGCTCGACGGTCGTCTCGACCTCGCTGCCGCTGATCATCGGCTCGCTGAACGGCACCCAGACCCAATACACGTGGGTGGTCACGGCCACCCTGCTGGCAGCCACGGCCACGACCCCGATCTGGGGCAAGCTCGCCGACCTGTTCAACAAGAAGACGCTGGTCCAGGTCGCGATCGTGATCTTCGTGGCCGGGTCGACGATCAGCGGCTTCAGCCAGGACACCGGGCAGCTCATCGCCGCCCGCGCGTTCCAGGGCATCGGCGTCGGCGGCCTGCAAGCCCTGGTCCAGGTCGTGATCGCGGCGATCATCCCGCCGCGGGAACGCGGCCGGTACAACGGCTACCTCGGCGCCGTGATGGCGGTGGCGACGGTCGGTGGCCCGCTGCTGGGCGGCCTGATCGTGGACGTGCCGTGGCTCGGCTGGCGCTGGTGCTTCTTCGTCGGCGTGCCGATCGCGGCGCTCGCGTTCGTCGTCCTGCAGCGCACGCTCAAGCTGGAGACCGTGCGCCGCGACGACGTCCGGGTCGACTACCTAGGCGCCGGCCTCATCGCCGCGGGCGTGAGTGTCCTGCTGATCTGGGTTTCCTTCGTGGGCAACACCTTCGCCTGGGGCTCCTGGCAGACCGCCGTGATGGTGGCGGGCGGTCTCGTGCTCCTCGCGCTGGCCGTGCTGGTGGAGCTGAAGGTCCGCGAACCCGTGGTACCGCTGAAGATCGTCGTCCAGCGCACCCCCGCGCTGGCGATCATCGCCAGCCTCGCGGTCGGCATGGCCATGTTCGGCGGCGCGGTGTTCCTCGGCCAGTACTTCCAGATCGGCCGCGGCTTCTCGCCCACCGAGGCCGGTCTGCTGACCATGCCGATGATGGCCGGTGTGCTGGTCTCCTCGACCGTCTCCGGCCGGTTGATCAGCCGCACCGGCAAGATCAAGCCCTACATCGTGGCCGGCAGCGTGATCCTGGTGGCCGGGTTCCTCGTGCTGGGCCTGGTCGACCACGCCACGTCACTGTGGCTGATCGGCGTCGCGATGGCCGTCGTCGGCGTCGGGGTCGGCATGACCATGCAGAACCTCGTGCTGGCCGTGCAGAACGACGTGCCCCTGCGCGACCTCGGCTCGGCGAGCGCGTCGGTCACGTTCTTCCGGTCACTCGGCGGCACCATCGGCATTTCGGTGCTGGGCGCCGTCCTGGCGAACCGGGTGACGGCCGACCTGTCCGCGGCGCTGCACGTGCCCGCGGGCCAGGCGTCGACCGGCGGCGTCAGCGCGTTGAACCTCAAAGCCCTGCCGCCGCAGGTGCAGACGGTCGTCCACACCGTCTACGGCGACGCGACCGCGCACATCTTCCTGATCTCCGCGGCGGTGGCGGTCGTCGGCGTGATCGCGGCGCTGCTGCTCAAGCCGATCACCCTGCGCACGACGATCGACGTCGAGCGGAAGACCGAAGCGCCGGTCGCGGGGTAG
- a CDS encoding alpha/beta hydrolase fold domain-containing protein has product MSILSKPFVADGVARLLGAAAARAVKPRPLFPEIPGRTGEITIPTRHGPMAATLYRPPGDARGVYVNAHGGGFVIGAPIGDDPLCRYLAEHAGVVVVNVDYALAPARRFPVPCEQVHDALTWAAAPEREWAGGRLCVGGQSAGGSLAAAASRLALRDGGPAIAVQVLHYPPLDLVTPAAAKPAPRGAVIRPWMGEVFDTAYIPDAARRTDPLASPAWGSNGDGLVGIAPALVLTCEYDRLRAEAVAYAAKLAEAGALVEHYDIRGVDHGYDLMGGDSELVRRVYAFLALHVERAVTA; this is encoded by the coding sequence GTGTCGATCCTGTCGAAGCCGTTCGTCGCCGACGGGGTGGCCCGCCTGCTGGGGGCCGCCGCCGCGCGGGCGGTCAAACCGCGTCCGCTGTTCCCCGAGATTCCCGGCCGCACCGGCGAAATCACGATCCCGACCCGGCACGGCCCGATGGCCGCCACCCTGTACCGCCCGCCGGGAGACGCCCGGGGCGTGTACGTCAACGCCCACGGCGGCGGGTTCGTGATCGGCGCCCCGATCGGGGACGACCCGCTGTGCCGGTACCTCGCCGAGCACGCGGGGGTGGTCGTGGTCAACGTCGACTACGCGCTCGCGCCGGCCCGGCGGTTCCCCGTGCCGTGCGAACAGGTCCACGACGCGCTGACGTGGGCGGCCGCGCCCGAGCGCGAGTGGGCCGGCGGGCGGCTGTGCGTCGGCGGGCAGAGCGCCGGCGGCTCGCTCGCGGCCGCGGCGTCCCGGCTCGCGCTGCGCGACGGCGGTCCGGCGATCGCGGTGCAGGTGCTGCACTACCCGCCGCTGGACCTCGTCACCCCGGCCGCGGCCAAGCCCGCGCCGCGGGGCGCGGTGATCCGGCCGTGGATGGGGGAGGTCTTCGACACCGCCTACATCCCCGACGCCGCCCGCCGCACCGACCCGCTGGCGTCACCGGCGTGGGGGAGCAACGGCGACGGCCTGGTGGGCATCGCACCCGCGCTCGTGCTCACCTGCGAGTACGACCGGCTGCGCGCCGAAGCCGTCGCCTACGCGGCCAAGCTCGCGGAAGCCGGCGCGCTGGTGGAGCACTACGACATCCGCGGCGTCGACCACGGGTACGACCTCATGGGCGGCGACTCCGAGCTGGTCCGGCGGGTCTACGCGTTCCTCGCCCTGCACGTCGAACGCGCGGTGACGGCCTGA
- a CDS encoding DUF3237 family protein, which yields MTHPELTMELVARLEVLIAEPIDAGVTPAGHRRVIPITGGRADGPRVTGEVLGIGADWSVVRGDGVAAVTAKYLIRTDDGVVLTVTNTGAFTARGIVTSPRVEAPEGPYAWLNDAVLVGTLVPLLDGARPRGVSLQFHQVTAK from the coding sequence ATGACCCACCCGGAACTGACGATGGAACTGGTGGCCAGGCTGGAGGTGCTGATCGCCGAGCCGATCGACGCCGGGGTGACGCCGGCCGGGCACCGGCGCGTCATCCCGATCACCGGCGGCCGCGCCGACGGCCCGCGCGTCACCGGCGAGGTGCTCGGCATCGGCGCGGACTGGAGCGTCGTGCGGGGTGACGGCGTCGCCGCCGTCACGGCGAAGTACCTGATCCGCACCGACGACGGCGTCGTGCTCACCGTGACCAACACCGGCGCGTTCACCGCGCGGGGGATTGTCACGAGCCCGCGCGTCGAAGCGCCCGAAGGCCCGTACGCCTGGCTCAACGACGCCGTTCTCGTCGGCACGCTCGTCCCGCTGCTCGACGGCGCCCGGCCGCGCGGGGTTTCGCTGCAGTTCCACCAAGTCACCGCGAAGTGA
- a CDS encoding MerR family transcriptional regulator, with protein MLIGEVARRSGVSSRMLRHYDTLGLVRPTGRTVGGYREYAARDIRRIFHVESLRSLGLSLRQIGRALEDPAFAPATLVGDLIRRTEDRLRRERELLDRLRAVDASAPEGWPDVLGIIELLRGLDSASAARRQQAVLAPADDVPLPADLLAGAVLAEADANVAGALRWALARAGGDGVASLAPGMTSADVDVRRRAVRAIAGFAGAEATALLAAALGDPDPAVRRHAALASAARGETAAVPTLVTMVVEGTNDVEAAELLGALSRDASSADRIMSALTAELAAPTADSAVRIRLTQAFAEMPPALAKDVLRRLAGDEDRAVALIAAALAGVLEDRLSAEA; from the coding sequence GTGCTGATCGGCGAGGTGGCGCGCCGCTCGGGGGTGAGCAGCCGGATGCTCCGGCACTACGACACCCTCGGGCTGGTGCGCCCGACCGGGCGCACCGTCGGCGGCTACCGCGAATACGCGGCCCGGGACATCCGCCGGATCTTCCACGTGGAGAGCCTGCGGTCACTGGGGTTGTCGCTGCGCCAGATCGGCCGGGCGCTGGAGGATCCCGCCTTCGCACCGGCCACGCTGGTCGGCGACCTCATCCGGCGGACCGAAGACCGGCTGCGGCGGGAGCGGGAGCTGCTCGACCGGCTCCGGGCGGTCGACGCTTCGGCGCCCGAGGGCTGGCCGGACGTCCTGGGCATCATCGAGCTCCTGCGCGGGCTCGACTCGGCCAGTGCCGCGCGCCGGCAGCAGGCCGTCCTGGCCCCGGCCGACGACGTGCCGCTGCCGGCCGACCTGCTGGCCGGCGCGGTCCTGGCCGAGGCCGACGCGAACGTCGCCGGCGCCCTGCGGTGGGCCCTCGCGCGGGCGGGCGGCGACGGCGTCGCGAGCCTGGCGCCCGGCATGACCTCGGCGGACGTCGACGTCCGCCGGCGCGCGGTCCGGGCGATCGCCGGGTTCGCCGGCGCCGAGGCGACCGCGCTGCTCGCGGCGGCCCTCGGCGACCCGGACCCGGCCGTGCGCCGGCACGCCGCGCTGGCGTCGGCCGCGCGCGGCGAGACCGCGGCCGTGCCGACGCTCGTCACGATGGTGGTCGAGGGCACGAACGACGTCGAGGCGGCGGAGCTGCTCGGCGCGCTGTCCCGGGATGCCTCCAGCGCGGACCGGATCATGAGCGCGCTGACCGCCGAGCTGGCCGCGCCCACCGCGGACTCCGCGGTGCGGATCCGCTTGACCCAGGCCTTCGCCGAGATGCCGCCGGCGCTCGCGAAGGACGTCCTGCGGCGGCTGGCCGGCGACGAGGACCGGGCCGTCGCGCTCATCGCCGCGGCCCTCGCGGGCGTGCTCGAAGACCGGCTCAGTGCGGAAGCTTGA
- a CDS encoding response regulator, whose translation MTQTPEPIDVLLVEDDPGDVLMTREAFEHYKIRNTLSVVSDGEQALQFLRREPPYEDAPRPGLILLDLNLPRRDGREVLAEVKASPELRSIPVVVLTTSEAEEDIARSYDLHANAYVTKPVDFDSFVEAVRQIDSFFVTVVKLPH comes from the coding sequence ATGACCCAGACCCCGGAACCGATCGACGTCCTGCTCGTGGAGGACGACCCCGGCGACGTCCTGATGACGCGGGAAGCGTTCGAGCACTACAAGATCCGCAACACCCTGTCGGTCGTCTCCGACGGCGAGCAGGCGCTGCAGTTCCTCCGGCGCGAGCCGCCCTACGAGGACGCGCCGCGGCCCGGCCTGATCCTGCTCGACCTCAACCTGCCCCGCCGGGACGGCCGTGAGGTGCTCGCCGAGGTCAAGGCCAGCCCGGAGCTGCGGAGCATCCCGGTCGTCGTGCTGACGACGTCCGAGGCCGAGGAGGACATCGCGCGCAGCTACGACCTGCACGCCAACGCCTACGTCACCAAGCCCGTCGACTTCGACAGCTTCGTCGAGGCCGTCCGCCAGATCGACAGCTTCTTCGTCACGGTGGTCAAGCTTCCGCACTGA